One genomic window of Campylobacter fetus subsp. fetus includes the following:
- a CDS encoding PD-(D/E)XK nuclease family protein has product MNYTPNRILNVLSSSRNVREFYIINSRSNSLVSKAITIARFEQQIVIVPNLKKASQIDRLLIMQKAAKSVQNISSVINVGSQFFAFLKNSDYLFSFFKELKREFVSIKDLVRSDTYANYDEHLSILEELLKLYLIMLKEAGFYDDISLPDEYQINYDFIKNYDEIKIKLDGIFSKLDWYILCEISKYVSVIIEFSSSKFNQKTIESISEICETSFEIGFDYVLNLSRKTVISKVKIEKNTDIKLKSFSIRSLQCAYVFDEISNFVRCGIDPKKIAVVLPDESFYEILKNADERNMLNYAMGKSFTTEPVFVLLNTLKSALDQDLVYEYDESYLSKNSSLDSLISALNYFKFDTDLYSNLNKIYNQSCDFDRFNSAISSIISKFTLSIEVKTILLNEAFLIGVLLQNTSLRFGNLFEIFLMNLKEAKLSIVGGAEVTVMGVLESRSGNYDGVIIIDFNDDIVPKRSQKEMFLSSSVRKKAGLISHQDRENLQRFYYESLINRAKKVSISYLSDEESILSRFARDFSFRIDEKYTQNAYLNSLKSGGIKLSLEKKDIYLRHDFFATELSFSRLNTYLACKRKYYYRYILGIKEYRGFDKDISSHLGSTIHSALQEYFSKFKTKFVKKEFLELFKKYENTIDTLDSEIFKAGLAKFEESQNTHFNSGFSVFECEKELKNEFCGVKITGKIDRIDKSADTFMLIDYKSGTVPKKSFQLSFYEALFGHNSISFYYDIKNEYKFIPNDTNTDELAQCINGLKDEFKNEVCFDRNEKACQYCAYFVFCKKELK; this is encoded by the coding sequence TTGAATTATACGCCAAATAGGATTTTAAACGTCCTTAGCTCATCAAGAAATGTTCGTGAGTTTTACATTATAAATTCACGCTCAAACTCTTTAGTCTCCAAAGCTATAACTATCGCTCGGTTTGAACAACAAATTGTTATAGTTCCAAATTTAAAAAAAGCTAGTCAAATAGATAGACTTTTAATAATGCAAAAGGCTGCAAAAAGCGTACAAAATATCTCCAGCGTGATAAATGTAGGATCGCAGTTTTTTGCATTTTTAAAAAATAGCGATTATTTATTTTCCTTTTTTAAAGAGTTAAAAAGGGAATTTGTGAGCATAAAAGATCTTGTTAGGAGCGATACGTATGCGAATTATGATGAGCATCTAAGCATACTTGAGGAGCTTTTAAAACTTTATCTTATTATGCTTAAAGAAGCCGGATTTTACGATGATATCTCTCTTCCTGACGAGTATCAAATAAATTATGATTTTATAAAGAATTACGATGAGATCAAAATAAAACTAGACGGTATATTTTCAAAATTAGACTGGTATATACTTTGCGAGATTTCAAAATACGTAAGTGTTATTATAGAGTTTAGTTCAAGTAAATTTAATCAAAAAACTATCGAAAGCATAAGCGAAATTTGTGAAACTAGTTTTGAGATCGGCTTTGATTATGTTTTAAATTTGAGCCGAAAAACAGTTATTTCTAAGGTGAAAATAGAAAAAAATACAGACATAAAGCTAAAAAGTTTTTCTATAAGAAGTTTGCAGTGTGCTTATGTTTTTGACGAGATTTCTAATTTTGTACGCTGCGGAATAGATCCAAAAAAGATAGCCGTGGTTTTACCAGATGAGAGTTTTTATGAGATTTTAAAAAATGCAGATGAGCGTAATATGCTAAATTACGCTATGGGAAAAAGTTTTACGACTGAGCCGGTATTTGTTCTTTTAAATACGCTAAAATCTGCCTTGGATCAAGATTTAGTTTATGAATACGATGAAAGTTATCTATCAAAAAATAGTAGTCTTGATAGCTTGATTTCGGCTTTAAATTATTTTAAATTTGATACGGATCTTTATTCAAATTTGAATAAAATATATAATCAAAGTTGTGATTTTGATAGGTTTAATTCCGCTATTTCTAGTATTATTTCTAAATTTACATTGAGTATTGAAGTAAAAACTATTTTGTTAAATGAAGCGTTTTTAATAGGCGTGCTTTTACAAAATACATCTCTTAGATTTGGAAATTTATTTGAGATATTTTTGATGAATTTAAAAGAAGCAAAATTAAGTATTGTAGGTGGCGCAGAAGTCACTGTAATGGGTGTTTTAGAAAGTAGAAGCGGAAATTATGATGGGGTAATTATTATAGATTTTAATGATGATATTGTTCCAAAACGTAGCCAAAAGGAGATGTTTTTAAGCTCATCTGTGAGAAAAAAAGCGGGACTCATCAGCCATCAAGATAGAGAAAATTTACAGAGATTTTATTATGAAAGCCTCATAAATCGTGCAAAAAAAGTAAGCATATCATATCTTAGCGACGAAGAGTCTATATTGTCGCGTTTTGCTAGGGATTTTTCTTTTAGAATCGATGAAAAATATACTCAAAATGCGTATCTAAACTCACTTAAATCAGGCGGAATAAAGCTTAGTTTAGAAAAAAAAGATATCTATTTAAGACATGATTTTTTCGCTACGGAGTTATCATTTAGCCGCCTTAATACTTATCTTGCTTGTAAAAGAAAGTATTATTACCGTTATATTTTGGGCATTAAGGAATATCGTGGATTTGATAAAGATATTTCAAGTCATTTAGGAAGTACAATTCACTCTGCTTTGCAAGAATATTTTTCTAAATTTAAAACTAAATTCGTGAAAAAAGAGTTTTTAGAGTTATTTAAAAAGTATGAAAATACAATAGATACGCTAGATAGTGAAATTTTCAAAGCCGGATTAGCGAAATTTGAAGAGAGTCAAAATACTCATTTTAACTCCGGATTTAGCGTTTTTGAGTGTGAGAAAGAGCTTAAAAACGAGTTTTGCGGTGTTAAGATCACCGGTAAAATAGACAGAATAGATAAAAGTGCAGATACTTTTATGCTTATAGATTATAAAAGCGGAACAGTGCCTAAAAAATCTTTTCAACTATCATTTTATGAAGCTTTATTCGGACACAATAGTATATCATTTTACTATGATATAAAAAATGAGTATAAATTTATACCAAATGATACTAATACGGATGAGCTAGCACAGTGTATAAACGGTCTTAAAGATGAGTTCAAAAATGAAGTTTGTTTTGATAGAAATGAAAAAGCGTGCCAATACTGTGCGTATTTTGTTTTTTGCAAAAAGGAACTAAAATGA